A DNA window from Pseudomonas tohonis contains the following coding sequences:
- the eutC gene encoding ethanolamine ammonia-lyase subunit EutC: MKLVQHNPWDELRAHTSARIALGRVGSSLPTAEVLRFGLAHAQARDAVHHPLDFATLDAQLKAAGFRTLQVRSDAEDRQAYLLRPDRGRRLHDDCQARLLAEAPAPELAVVIADGLSSIAVQRHALPLLEAFRERFSTDWANTPVVLAEQGRVAIGDGIGEALRAQLVAVLIGERPGLTSPDSLGLYLTFQPRVGRMDSERNCISNVRPEGLPYALAAIKLDYLAREALRLQLSGVSLKDDSNLQPVAQLD; encoded by the coding sequence ATGAAACTGGTGCAACACAACCCCTGGGACGAACTCCGCGCCCACACTTCCGCACGCATCGCGCTCGGTCGCGTCGGCTCCAGCCTGCCCACCGCCGAGGTGCTGCGCTTCGGCCTGGCCCACGCCCAGGCCCGCGACGCGGTGCATCACCCGCTGGATTTCGCTACCCTCGATGCGCAGCTCAAGGCCGCCGGCTTCCGCACCCTGCAGGTGCGCAGCGACGCCGAGGATCGCCAGGCCTACCTGCTGCGCCCGGATCGCGGCCGCCGCCTGCACGACGACTGCCAGGCCCGCCTGCTGGCCGAGGCACCGGCACCGGAGCTGGCGGTGGTGATCGCCGACGGGCTCTCCTCCATCGCCGTGCAGCGCCACGCCCTGCCCTTGCTGGAAGCCTTCCGCGAACGCTTTTCCACCGACTGGGCCAATACCCCGGTGGTGCTGGCCGAGCAGGGCCGGGTGGCCATCGGCGACGGCATAGGCGAAGCGCTGCGGGCGCAGCTGGTGGCGGTGCTGATCGGTGAGCGGCCGGGCCTCACCTCGCCGGACAGCCTGGGCCTGTACCTGACCTTCCAGCCTCGCGTCGGGCGCATGGACAGCGAGCGCAACTGCATCTCCAACGTACGCCCGGAGGGGCTGCCCTATGCCCTGGCGGCGATCAAGCTCGACTACCTGGCGCGCGAGGCGCTGCGGCTTCAGTTGTCGGGCGTGAGCCTGAAGGACGACAGCAATTTGCAGCCGGTAGCGCAGCTGGATTGA
- a CDS encoding K(+)-transporting ATPase subunit F, protein MSILDGLSLAMATGLFIYLLVALLRAERS, encoded by the coding sequence ATGAGCATTCTCGACGGGTTGTCCCTGGCAATGGCCACGGGGCTTTTCATCTACTTGCTGGTCGCGCTGCTGCGCGCCGAACGCAGCTAG
- a CDS encoding ethanolamine ammonia-lyase subunit EutB, translated as MPYQTTVGAQVYRFADLKTLLAKASPARSGDYLAGVAAATYEERMAAKLALAEVPLKRFLDEALIPYEEDEVTRLIIDRHDRAAFAPISHLTVGDLRDWLLLDSTDSATLEAVRWGITPEMAAAVSKLMRNQDLILVAKKCRVVTRFRNTIGLPGHLSVRLQPNHPTDDVRGIAASMLDGLLYGSGDAVVGINPASDSLPTLMRLWQMMDEVREHFAIPMQSCVLTHVTTQIQAIEAGAPIDLVFQSIAGTEKTNSSFGVSLAILREAHEAALSLGRGNLGDNVMYFETGQGSALSAGGHHGVDQQTCEVRAYAVAREFRPLLTNTVVGFIGPEYLYDGKQIIRAGLEDHFCAKLLGVPMGCDVCYTNHAEADQDDMDTLLTLLGAAGITFIMGIPGADDIMLNYQSTSFHDALYLRSVLGLKRAPEYEEWLLRMAITEPSGRLREIGKGHALLKDLPRLGAA; from the coding sequence ATGCCTTACCAGACCACAGTCGGCGCCCAGGTCTACCGCTTCGCCGATCTCAAGACCCTGCTGGCCAAGGCCAGCCCCGCCCGCTCGGGCGACTACCTGGCGGGGGTCGCCGCCGCCACCTATGAAGAACGCATGGCCGCCAAGCTGGCCCTGGCCGAGGTGCCGCTCAAGCGCTTCCTCGACGAGGCGCTGATCCCCTACGAGGAGGACGAGGTCACCCGGCTGATCATCGACCGCCACGACCGCGCCGCCTTCGCCCCCATCAGCCACCTGACCGTGGGCGACCTGCGCGACTGGCTGCTGCTCGACAGTACCGACTCCGCCACCCTGGAGGCCGTGCGCTGGGGCATCACCCCGGAGATGGCCGCTGCGGTGAGCAAGCTGATGCGCAACCAGGACCTGATCCTGGTGGCGAAGAAATGCCGCGTGGTCACCCGTTTCCGCAACACCATCGGCCTGCCGGGCCACCTCTCGGTGCGCCTGCAACCCAACCACCCCACGGACGACGTGCGCGGCATCGCCGCGAGCATGCTCGACGGCCTGCTCTACGGCTCGGGGGATGCGGTGGTGGGCATCAACCCGGCCAGTGATTCGCTGCCGACGCTGATGCGCCTGTGGCAGATGATGGACGAGGTGCGCGAGCACTTCGCCATTCCCATGCAGAGCTGCGTGCTTACCCACGTCACCACGCAGATCCAGGCCATCGAGGCCGGCGCGCCCATCGACCTGGTGTTCCAGTCCATCGCCGGCACCGAGAAGACCAATTCGAGCTTCGGCGTCTCCCTGGCCATCCTCAGGGAAGCCCACGAAGCGGCGCTTTCGCTGGGGCGCGGCAACCTGGGCGACAACGTCATGTACTTCGAGACCGGCCAGGGCAGCGCCCTCTCCGCCGGCGGCCACCACGGCGTCGACCAGCAGACCTGCGAAGTACGCGCCTACGCGGTGGCCCGGGAGTTCCGCCCGCTGCTGACCAACACCGTGGTCGGTTTCATCGGCCCGGAATACCTCTACGACGGCAAGCAGATCATCCGCGCCGGGCTGGAGGACCATTTCTGCGCCAAGCTCCTGGGCGTACCGATGGGCTGCGACGTCTGCTACACCAACCACGCCGAAGCCGACCAGGACGACATGGACACCCTGCTGACCCTGCTGGGCGCGGCGGGCATCACCTTCATCATGGGCATCCCCGGTGCCGACGACATCATGCTCAACTACCAGAGCACCTCCTTCCACGACGCCCTCTACCTGCGTTCCGTGCTGGGCCTGAAGCGCGCGCCGGAGTACGAGGAGTGGCTGCTGCGCATGGCCATCACCGAGCCCTCCGGGCGCCTGCGCGAGATCGGCAAGGGCCACGCCCTGCTCAAGGACCTGCCACGACTGGGAGCCGCCTGA
- the kdpB gene encoding potassium-transporting ATPase subunit KdpB: MNAPIQAPKNGAKQQQPRTAIAALWKPALVQAFAKLDPRQLKRSPVMLVVELTAVVTTVLCLIPNPAVSTGLAVQIALWLWFTVLFANFAEALAEGRGKARADSLKAGSQGLSARRRAASGQFETVAASSLRRGDLVRVEVGELIPGDGEVVEGIAAVNEAAITGESAPVIRESGGDRSAVTGNTRVVSDWLLVKITANPGESTLDRMIALVEGAKRQKTPNEVALDILLIGLTLIFLLVVATLQPFARFAGGDLPLVYLVALLVTLIPTTIGGLLSAIGIAGMDRLVRLNVIAKSGRAVEAAGDVHVLLLDKTGTITFGNRRCSALVKAPGVSGKELSDAALLASLADDTPEGKSIVDYLRALSAMVEPARDEVTAIAFSAETRLSGVDWNGHSYRKGAVDAVLAWVGMSRAEMPEQLSREIDRIAQSGGTPLLVAADGRLLGGIHLKDVVKPGIRERFAELRQMGIRTVMVTGDNPLTAAAIAAEAGVDDMIAEATPEKKLARIRQEQGEGKMVAMCGDGANDAPALAQADVGLAMNDGTQAAREAANLVDLDSDPTKLLDVVQVGKELLVTRGALTTFSVANDVAKYFAILPALFAGIYPQLGVLNLMQLHSPQSAILSAIVFNALIIIALIPLALRGVRVQAADAASLLRRNLLIYGLGGLVAPFIGIKLIDILLTALHLV; encoded by the coding sequence ATGAACGCCCCTATCCAGGCGCCGAAGAATGGCGCCAAGCAGCAACAACCCCGTACCGCCATCGCCGCGCTGTGGAAGCCGGCGCTGGTGCAGGCCTTCGCCAAGCTCGACCCGCGCCAGCTCAAGCGCTCGCCGGTGATGCTGGTGGTGGAACTGACCGCCGTGGTCACCACGGTGCTGTGCTTGATCCCCAACCCGGCGGTGTCCACCGGCCTGGCGGTTCAGATCGCCCTGTGGCTGTGGTTCACCGTGCTCTTCGCCAACTTCGCCGAGGCCCTCGCCGAAGGCCGTGGCAAGGCCCGCGCCGACAGCCTCAAGGCCGGCAGCCAGGGCCTCAGCGCCCGTCGCCGCGCTGCCTCCGGGCAGTTCGAGACGGTGGCCGCCAGCAGCCTGCGCCGCGGTGACCTGGTGCGCGTGGAGGTCGGCGAGCTGATCCCCGGCGACGGCGAGGTGGTCGAAGGCATCGCCGCGGTCAACGAGGCCGCCATCACCGGCGAATCCGCGCCGGTGATCCGCGAATCCGGCGGCGACCGCTCGGCGGTCACCGGCAACACCCGCGTGGTCTCCGACTGGCTGCTGGTGAAGATCACCGCCAACCCGGGCGAGTCGACCCTGGACCGGATGATCGCCCTGGTGGAGGGCGCCAAGCGCCAGAAGACCCCCAACGAGGTGGCGCTGGACATCCTGCTGATCGGCCTGACGCTGATCTTCCTGCTGGTGGTCGCCACCCTGCAGCCCTTCGCCCGCTTCGCCGGTGGCGACCTGCCGCTGGTGTACCTGGTGGCGTTGCTGGTGACCCTGATCCCCACCACCATCGGCGGCCTGCTCTCGGCCATCGGCATCGCCGGCATGGACCGCCTGGTGCGCCTCAACGTCATCGCCAAGTCCGGCCGCGCCGTGGAGGCGGCGGGTGACGTGCACGTGCTGCTGCTGGACAAGACCGGCACCATCACCTTCGGCAACCGCCGGTGCAGTGCACTGGTCAAGGCCCCGGGCGTGAGCGGCAAGGAGCTGTCCGACGCCGCGCTGCTGGCATCGCTGGCCGACGACACGCCGGAAGGCAAGTCCATCGTCGACTACCTGCGTGCCCTCAGCGCCATGGTCGAGCCGGCCCGCGACGAGGTCACCGCCATCGCCTTCAGCGCCGAGACACGCCTCTCCGGGGTGGACTGGAACGGCCACAGCTACCGCAAGGGCGCGGTGGACGCGGTGCTGGCCTGGGTCGGCATGAGCCGCGCCGAGATGCCCGAGCAGCTGTCCCGCGAGATCGACCGCATCGCCCAGAGCGGCGGCACCCCGCTGCTGGTGGCCGCCGATGGCAGGCTGCTGGGCGGCATCCACCTCAAGGACGTGGTCAAGCCCGGCATCCGCGAGCGCTTCGCCGAGCTGCGGCAGATGGGCATCCGCACCGTGATGGTCACCGGCGACAACCCGCTGACCGCTGCCGCCATCGCCGCCGAGGCGGGGGTGGACGACATGATCGCCGAGGCCACGCCGGAGAAGAAGCTGGCGCGCATCCGCCAGGAGCAGGGCGAGGGCAAGATGGTCGCCATGTGCGGCGACGGCGCCAACGACGCCCCGGCGCTGGCCCAGGCCGACGTCGGCCTGGCGATGAACGACGGCACCCAGGCCGCCCGTGAGGCCGCCAACCTGGTGGACCTGGACTCCGACCCGACCAAGCTGCTGGACGTGGTGCAGGTGGGCAAGGAGCTGCTGGTGACCCGGGGCGCGCTGACCACCTTCTCGGTGGCCAACGACGTGGCCAAGTACTTCGCCATCCTCCCGGCCCTGTTCGCCGGCATCTACCCGCAGCTGGGCGTGCTCAACCTGATGCAGCTGCACAGCCCGCAGAGCGCCATCCTCTCGGCCATCGTGTTCAATGCGCTGATCATCATCGCGCTGATCCCCCTGGCCCTGCGCGGGGTGCGCGTGCAAGCCGCCGACGCCGCCAGCCTGCTGCGCCGCAACCTGCTGATCTACGGCCTGGGCGGGCTGGTGGCGCCCTTCATCGGCATCAAGCTGATCGACATCCTGCTCACCGCCCTGCACCTGGTCTGA
- the eat gene encoding ethanolamine permease has translation MTLQLKPTLGTLHLWGIAVGLVISGEYFGWSYGWGVAGTLGFLVTALIVAAMYTCFIFSFTELTTAIPHAGGPFAYSRRAFGEKGGLVAGLATLIEFVFAPPAIAMAIGAYLNVQFPGLDPKHAAVGAYFVFMTLNILGVSIAATFELVVTVLAVAELLVFMGVVAPGFSFSNFVLNGWAGSNEFGGAAISGIFAAIPFAIWFFLAIEGAAMAAEEAKDPKRTIPKAYIAGILTLVSLAMGVMIFAGGVGDWTQLSNINDPLPQAMKAVVGENSGWLHMLVWIGLFGLVASFHGIILGYSRQFFALARAGYLPRGLAKLSRFQTPHRAIIAGGLVGIAAIYSDGLINLQGMSLTAAMITMSVFGAIVMYIMSMLSLFKLRKSEPNLERTFRAPGYPVVPAIALVLAVVCLVAMAWFNTTIGLIFLGFMAVGFVWFQFTAHHRANAPADALLTGDAA, from the coding sequence ATGACCCTGCAACTCAAGCCGACCCTCGGCACCCTGCACCTCTGGGGCATCGCCGTCGGCCTGGTGATTTCCGGCGAATACTTCGGCTGGAGCTACGGCTGGGGCGTGGCGGGCACCCTCGGGTTCCTGGTGACCGCGCTGATCGTCGCGGCCATGTACACCTGCTTCATCTTCAGCTTCACCGAGCTGACCACCGCCATCCCCCACGCCGGCGGCCCCTTCGCCTACAGCCGTCGCGCCTTCGGCGAGAAAGGCGGGCTGGTGGCCGGCCTCGCCACGCTGATCGAGTTCGTCTTCGCCCCGCCGGCCATCGCCATGGCCATCGGCGCCTACCTCAACGTGCAGTTCCCGGGGCTCGATCCCAAGCACGCGGCGGTGGGGGCGTATTTCGTGTTCATGACCCTGAACATCCTCGGCGTCAGCATCGCCGCCACCTTCGAGCTGGTGGTCACCGTGCTCGCGGTGGCCGAGCTGCTGGTGTTCATGGGCGTGGTGGCACCCGGCTTCAGCTTCAGCAATTTCGTGCTCAACGGCTGGGCCGGCAGCAATGAATTCGGTGGCGCGGCCATCTCCGGCATCTTCGCCGCCATTCCCTTCGCCATCTGGTTCTTCCTCGCCATCGAGGGCGCGGCCATGGCCGCCGAGGAAGCCAAGGACCCGAAACGCACCATTCCCAAGGCCTATATCGCCGGCATCCTCACCCTGGTGAGCCTGGCCATGGGCGTGATGATCTTCGCCGGCGGCGTGGGCGACTGGACCCAGCTGTCGAACATCAACGACCCGCTGCCCCAGGCCATGAAGGCCGTGGTCGGCGAGAACTCCGGCTGGCTGCACATGCTGGTGTGGATCGGCCTGTTCGGCCTGGTGGCGAGCTTCCACGGCATCATCCTCGGCTACTCCCGCCAGTTCTTCGCCCTCGCCCGCGCCGGCTACCTGCCCCGTGGCCTGGCCAAGCTGTCGCGCTTCCAGACCCCGCACCGCGCCATCATCGCCGGTGGCCTGGTGGGCATCGCGGCGATCTACAGCGACGGCCTGATCAACCTGCAGGGCATGAGCCTGACCGCCGCGATGATCACCATGAGCGTGTTCGGCGCCATCGTGATGTACATCATGAGCATGCTCAGCCTGTTCAAGCTGCGCAAAAGCGAGCCGAACCTGGAGCGCACCTTCCGCGCGCCGGGCTACCCCGTCGTCCCGGCCATCGCCCTGGTGCTGGCAGTGGTCTGCCTGGTGGCCATGGCCTGGTTCAACACCACCATCGGCCTGATCTTCCTCGGCTTCATGGCGGTCGGTTTCGTCTGGTTCCAGTTCACCGCCCACCACCGCGCCAACGCGCCGGCCGATGCGCTGCTGACAGGTGATGCCGCCTGA
- the kdpA gene encoding potassium-transporting ATPase subunit KdpA has translation MQVQDYGLILAFFVLVLVPAPFIGRFIHRAMEGQRTFLTPVFAPVERLCYRIAGVDPHSEQDWKTYTVALLLFNAAGLALLFAILMLQGMLPLNPQKLPGLEWTLAFNTAVSFVSNTNWQAYSGEASLSYFSQMVGLGVQNFVSAAVGLCVLVALARGISRRSTDKLGNFWVDLTRGTLYALLPLCLLLALFLVWQGVPQTLLDYVSVHTLAGTDQVVPLGPAASQIAIKQLGTNGGGFFGVNSAHPFENPSAWSNLLEVASIILIPAALVFTFGHYVKDLRQSRALLATMLILFVIGLGVTLYSEFQPNPALAALPIEQSGSLEGKESRLGITASALWAVTTTAASNGSVNAMHDSFSAIGGMIPMFNMMLGEVIFGGVGAGLYGMLLFVLIAVFLAGLMIGRTPEYLGKKLEAREVRLLVATLLVMPVGVLVFCALAVSLPGPAASITNPGAHGFSQALYAYTSGTANNGSAFAGFGANTPFHNIMIGLAMLLGRFGYILPVLAIAGSLAAKQRAPVGGNSFPTHGPLFVTLLTLTILLVGGLTFLPALALGPIAEHLALIGL, from the coding sequence ATGCAAGTACAGGACTACGGGCTGATTCTGGCCTTCTTCGTGCTGGTGCTGGTGCCAGCGCCCTTCATCGGCCGCTTCATCCATCGCGCGATGGAGGGGCAGCGCACCTTCCTCACGCCGGTCTTCGCTCCCGTCGAGCGCCTCTGCTATCGCATCGCCGGGGTCGACCCGCACAGCGAGCAGGACTGGAAGACCTACACCGTCGCGCTGCTGCTGTTCAACGCCGCCGGCCTGGCGCTGCTGTTCGCCATCCTCATGCTGCAGGGCATGCTGCCGCTCAACCCGCAGAAGCTGCCGGGCCTGGAATGGACCCTGGCCTTCAACACCGCCGTGAGCTTCGTCAGCAACACCAACTGGCAGGCGTACAGCGGCGAGGCGAGCCTCAGCTACTTCAGCCAGATGGTCGGCCTGGGTGTGCAGAACTTTGTCAGCGCCGCCGTCGGCCTTTGCGTGCTGGTGGCCCTGGCCCGTGGCATCAGCCGTCGCAGCACCGACAAGCTCGGCAACTTCTGGGTCGACCTGACCCGCGGCACGCTCTACGCGCTGCTGCCGCTGTGCCTGCTGCTGGCGCTGTTCCTGGTCTGGCAGGGCGTGCCGCAGACCTTGCTCGACTACGTCAGCGTCCACACCCTGGCCGGCACCGACCAGGTGGTCCCGCTCGGCCCGGCGGCCAGCCAGATCGCCATCAAGCAGCTCGGCACCAACGGGGGCGGCTTCTTCGGCGTCAACTCCGCGCACCCGTTCGAGAACCCCAGCGCCTGGAGCAACCTGCTGGAAGTGGCGTCGATCATCCTGATCCCCGCCGCCCTGGTGTTCACCTTCGGCCACTACGTCAAGGACCTGCGCCAGAGCCGCGCGCTGCTGGCGACCATGCTGATCCTCTTCGTCATCGGCCTGGGCGTGACCCTGTACAGCGAGTTCCAGCCCAACCCCGCCCTGGCCGCGCTGCCCATCGAGCAGTCCGGTTCCCTGGAGGGCAAGGAGAGCCGCCTCGGCATCACCGCCTCGGCACTCTGGGCGGTGACCACCACGGCCGCGTCCAACGGCTCGGTGAACGCGATGCACGACAGCTTCAGCGCCATCGGCGGGATGATCCCGATGTTCAACATGATGCTCGGCGAGGTGATCTTCGGCGGCGTCGGCGCGGGCCTCTACGGCATGCTGCTGTTCGTGCTGATCGCCGTATTCCTCGCGGGCCTGATGATCGGCCGCACCCCTGAATACCTCGGCAAGAAGCTGGAGGCCCGCGAGGTGCGCCTGCTGGTGGCGACCCTGCTGGTGATGCCGGTGGGCGTGCTGGTGTTCTGCGCCCTGGCGGTGAGCCTGCCGGGCCCGGCGGCCTCCATCACCAACCCCGGCGCCCACGGTTTCAGCCAGGCGCTCTACGCCTACACCTCGGGCACCGCCAACAACGGCTCGGCCTTCGCCGGCTTCGGCGCCAACACGCCGTTCCACAACATCATGATCGGCCTGGCGATGCTCCTCGGTCGCTTCGGCTACATCCTCCCGGTGCTGGCCATCGCCGGCAGCCTGGCGGCCAAGCAGCGCGCGCCGGTGGGCGGCAACAGCTTCCCCACCCACGGCCCGCTGTTCGTCACCCTGCTGACCCTGACCATCCTCCTGGTCGGTGGCCTGACCTTCCTCCCGGCATTGGCCCTGGGGCCGATTGCCGAACACCTCGCGCTGATCGGCCTTTAA
- a CDS encoding sensor histidine kinase, with translation MSDAGRADALLADLPREGRGRLKVFLGAAPGVGKTFAMLQAAQAQLRQGVDLRVGVVETHGRAETEAMLAGLPQQPLRRLEYRGVPLTEMDLDGILAAPPKLVLVDELAHSNAPGSRHAKRWQDVQELLAAGIDVYTTVNVQHLEALNDQVLDITGVQVRETLPDWVLQESDEILLIDLPPRELLERLREGKVYVPEQARAAIDAFFSQTNLTALRELAMQTAAARVDADLNRRYRLQGQEAPTVRGRLLVGVDGSEQAERLVRHACRVAERRHLPWSLVHVDTGGTQSEEARTRLQAAQQLAERLGGEVVTLRAEGVASTLIEHANERRASLLLVGRSRQRLRRRWLGRGVAERLLRQAEGLEISVLDTDADARPASARSRHPVPLGDYGLALGAALIASALAWGAYQVLALPNISLVFLAAVLLVAVRSSLGPALLCAGVSFLAYDFLFIPPNFSLTIARQEDVLTLLFFLLMAGLTGNLASRQRRQLQALRATQTETTALLDLSRKLTAATDRQAVLSVAAQQFIPWTDVEVCLLARSRDGVWKVEAGVQRLLADQERAAAEWSWQHDQVAGLGTGTLPSGRWWWLPLSGEEGPLALLGVSPRDGAPLPAERRRLLSALGQPLAQALARAQLAEDLEAARLHGETEQLRSALLASVSHDLRTPLTAMRGSIDSLLALGEAIPLEDRRELLEGTRDEAERLDRYIQNLLDMTRLGHGGLKLARDWVAPVDIVASALQRLRPVLAPLKVETVLPAELPLLYVHAALIEQALVNVLENAARFSPSQGRLRVAVTADDEELRFAVSDQGPGIPAAEREKIFDMFYTAARGDRGGQGTGLGLAICQGMVGAHGGRVTVGEGLDGKGTTLTLHLPLHPQPVLEEEAGDGPL, from the coding sequence ATGAGTGATGCCGGCCGTGCCGATGCGTTGTTGGCCGACCTGCCGCGCGAAGGGCGCGGCCGGCTGAAGGTCTTCCTCGGTGCCGCGCCGGGCGTGGGCAAGACCTTCGCCATGCTGCAGGCGGCCCAGGCGCAGTTGCGCCAGGGCGTCGACCTGCGTGTCGGCGTGGTCGAGACCCACGGCCGCGCCGAGACCGAGGCGATGCTCGCCGGGCTGCCCCAGCAGCCGCTGCGGCGCCTCGAATACCGGGGCGTGCCGCTGACCGAGATGGACCTGGACGGCATCCTCGCCGCGCCGCCGAAGCTGGTGCTGGTGGACGAGCTGGCCCACAGCAACGCCCCCGGCAGCCGCCACGCCAAGCGCTGGCAGGACGTGCAGGAACTGCTCGCGGCCGGCATCGACGTCTACACCACGGTCAACGTCCAGCACCTGGAAGCGCTCAACGACCAGGTGCTCGACATCACCGGCGTGCAGGTGCGCGAGACCCTGCCGGACTGGGTGTTGCAGGAGTCCGACGAGATCCTCCTCATCGACCTGCCGCCGCGCGAGCTGCTGGAGCGCCTGCGCGAGGGCAAGGTCTACGTGCCCGAGCAGGCCCGCGCGGCCATCGACGCCTTCTTCTCCCAGACCAACCTCACCGCCCTGCGCGAGCTGGCCATGCAGACCGCCGCCGCGCGGGTCGATGCCGATCTCAACCGCCGCTATCGCCTGCAGGGCCAGGAGGCGCCGACGGTGCGTGGCCGCCTGCTGGTGGGCGTGGACGGCAGCGAGCAGGCCGAGCGCCTGGTGCGCCACGCCTGCCGCGTGGCCGAACGCCGCCACCTGCCCTGGAGCCTGGTGCACGTGGACACCGGCGGCACGCAAAGCGAAGAGGCCCGCACGCGCCTGCAGGCGGCCCAGCAACTGGCCGAACGCCTGGGGGGCGAAGTGGTGACCCTGCGCGCCGAAGGCGTGGCCAGCACCCTGATCGAACACGCCAACGAGCGCCGTGCCAGCCTCCTGCTGGTGGGCCGCAGCCGGCAGCGCCTGCGCCGTCGCTGGCTCGGACGCGGGGTGGCGGAGCGCCTGCTGCGCCAGGCCGAGGGGCTGGAGATCAGCGTGCTGGACACCGACGCCGACGCGCGCCCCGCCAGTGCCCGGTCGCGCCACCCGGTGCCCCTGGGCGACTACGGCCTGGCCCTCGGCGCCGCGCTGATCGCCAGCGCCCTGGCCTGGGGCGCCTACCAGGTGCTGGCGCTGCCGAACATCTCCCTGGTGTTCCTCGCCGCCGTGTTGCTGGTGGCGGTGCGCAGCAGCCTGGGCCCGGCGCTGCTCTGCGCCGGTGTGTCGTTCCTGGCCTACGACTTCCTGTTCATCCCGCCGAATTTCTCCCTGACCATCGCCCGCCAGGAAGACGTGCTGACCCTGCTGTTCTTCCTGCTGATGGCCGGGCTCACCGGTAACCTGGCCTCGCGCCAGCGCCGCCAGCTGCAGGCCCTGCGCGCCACCCAGACGGAAACCACCGCGCTGCTCGACCTCTCGCGCAAGCTCACCGCCGCCACCGACCGCCAGGCCGTGCTCAGCGTCGCGGCCCAGCAGTTCATCCCCTGGACCGACGTCGAGGTGTGCCTGCTGGCGCGCAGCCGTGACGGCGTGTGGAAAGTCGAGGCCGGCGTGCAGCGCCTGCTGGCGGACCAGGAGCGTGCAGCGGCGGAGTGGTCCTGGCAGCACGACCAGGTGGCCGGGCTCGGCACCGGCACCCTGCCCAGCGGGCGCTGGTGGTGGCTGCCGCTGTCCGGCGAGGAGGGGCCGCTGGCGTTGCTCGGGGTCAGCCCGCGCGACGGTGCGCCGCTGCCCGCCGAGCGCCGCCGATTGCTGTCGGCGCTCGGCCAGCCCCTGGCCCAGGCGCTGGCGCGCGCGCAGCTGGCCGAGGACCTGGAGGCCGCACGCCTGCATGGCGAGACCGAGCAGCTGCGCAGCGCGCTGCTGGCGTCCGTTTCCCACGACCTGCGCACGCCGCTGACCGCCATGCGCGGTTCCATCGACAGCCTGCTGGCGCTCGGCGAGGCGATCCCCCTGGAGGACCGCCGCGAGCTGCTGGAAGGCACCCGCGATGAGGCCGAGCGCCTCGACCGCTACATCCAGAACCTGCTGGACATGACCCGCCTCGGCCACGGCGGCCTGAAGCTGGCCCGCGACTGGGTGGCGCCGGTGGACATCGTCGCCAGCGCCCTGCAGCGCCTGCGCCCGGTGCTGGCGCCGCTGAAGGTGGAGACCGTGCTGCCCGCCGAGCTGCCGCTGCTCTACGTGCACGCCGCACTGATCGAACAGGCGCTGGTCAACGTGCTGGAGAACGCCGCGCGCTTCTCGCCGAGCCAGGGCCGCCTGCGCGTGGCGGTGACGGCCGATGACGAGGAGCTGCGCTTCGCCGTCAGCGACCAGGGGCCCGGCATCCCGGCCGCCGAGCGGGAGAAGATCTTCGACATGTTCTACACCGCTGCCCGCGGCGACCGGGGAGGGCAGGGCACCGGCCTGGGCCTGGCCATCTGCCAGGGCATGGTCGGCGCCCACGGTGGCCGCGTGACGGTGGGCGAGGGGTTGGACGGCAAGGGCACCACGCTCACCCTGCACCTGCCGCTGCATCCGCAGCCGGTGCTGGAGGAGGAGGCGGGTGATGGCCCGCTGTAA
- the kdpC gene encoding potassium-transporting ATPase subunit KdpC, which translates to MLTQLRPALSLLALMTLITGVAYPLSVTAVAQLAFPAQANGSLVRDAKGDARGSLLLAQQVEGAQWFQPRPSAGGYATVASGASNLAPSNPALAERIAKDATELGALGQGPVPMALVTTSGSGLDPHLPLAAARYQIPRIAEARGIPAATLERLVEQQAERPLIGPAVVNVFALNLRLNEMPE; encoded by the coding sequence ATGCTTACGCAACTCCGTCCCGCCCTGAGCCTGCTGGCCCTGATGACCCTGATAACCGGCGTCGCCTACCCGCTGTCCGTCACCGCCGTCGCGCAACTGGCCTTCCCGGCGCAGGCCAACGGCAGCCTGGTGCGCGACGCCAAGGGCGATGCACGCGGCAGCCTGCTGCTGGCGCAGCAGGTGGAGGGGGCCCAGTGGTTCCAGCCCCGCCCCTCGGCCGGTGGCTATGCCACGGTCGCCAGCGGTGCCAGCAACCTGGCCCCGAGCAACCCGGCGCTGGCCGAGCGCATCGCCAAGGACGCCACCGAGCTGGGCGCGCTGGGGCAGGGTCCGGTGCCCATGGCCCTGGTCACCACCTCCGGCAGCGGCCTCGACCCACACCTGCCGCTGGCCGCCGCGCGCTACCAGATCCCGCGGATCGCCGAGGCGCGGGGCATTCCCGCCGCGACCCTGGAGCGCCTGGTGGAACAGCAGGCCGAGCGCCCGCTGATCGGGCCGGCGGTGGTCAACGTATTCGCCCTCAACCTGCGACTGAACGAGATGCCTGAATGA